In Rana temporaria chromosome 3, aRanTem1.1, whole genome shotgun sequence, a single window of DNA contains:
- the LOC120930766 gene encoding olfactory receptor 10AG1-like encodes MKLFLLGFGDLQNMSTFIFILFLLIYFTTVIGNILIIALIAISPRLHSPMYFFICNLSVCEMFFITIIMPNLLYVLWWNGSYMSFYACITQLYVGSATGSAECLLLTVMAYDRHLAICNPLRYSSIMNINTQNHLVVWAWMTGFIVLVSSTIIICNLQFCGLNTIDHLFCDLAPILRLSTSDTSVVETEVFLIILILSLLPFVLIILSYATIFYTILGIPSKTGRQKTFSTCSSHLVSVCVYFGTIFIIYLVPSQQNFIKINKLLSLLYVVVTPLLNPIIYSLRNKEMLDCFRYYFALIILR; translated from the coding sequence ATGAAGTTATTTCTCCTGGGATTTGGTGATCTCCAAAACATgagcacttttatttttattttgttcctccTCATTTATTTTACCACGGTAATAGGTAACATCCTAATTATAGCCTTGATAGCTATCAGTCCAAGACTCCATTCCCCCATGTACTTTTTTATTTGCAATCTATCCGTCTGTGAGATGTTTTTTATCACCATAATCATGCCGAACCTGCTGTACGTCTTATGGTGGAATGGCAGTTACATGTCATTCTATGCATGTATCACCCAACTTTATGTGGGGTCAGCAACAGGTAGTGCAGAatgtctcctcttaacagttatGGCGTATGACAGACATTTGGCCATATGCAACCCTTTAAGGTACTCTTCCATCATGAACATTAACACTCAAAACCATCTGGTTGTTTGGGCTTGGATGACTGGATTCATAGTTCTGGTGTCATCAACAATAATAATCTGCAACCTACAGttctgtggtttgaacaccattgaCCATCTGTTTTGTGACCTGGCTCCAATTCTGCGGTTGTCTACTTCAGATACTTCAGTGGTggaaacagaagtttttttaatcATCCTTATTCTGAGCCTCTTACCATTCGTCTTGATTATTTTGAGCTATGCCACCATATTTTACACCATCCTTGGAATTCCTTCCAAAACGGGAAGACAAAAAACGTTTTCTACGTGTAGTTCCCATTTAGTATCTGTCTGTGTCTACTTTGGGACAATCTTCATCATTTATTTGGTTCCTTCACAACAAAACTTTATAAAGATTAACAAGTTGCTTTCTCTGTTGTATGTTGTTGTGACGCCTCTTCTTAATCCAATTATATATAGTCTAAGAAATAAGgaaatgttggattgttttagatATTACTTTGCTCTTATTATTCTAAGGTAA